The Kribbella sp. NBC_00662 nucleotide sequence CGGACCGCGAGCGAGACGTGGTCGACCGCGGACAGGGTGGCGCGGTGGCCGCCGGAGCGGACCTGGAAGGTCTTCGAGACGTCGATCAGTTCGAGCAACTCCGTCATGGTGCTCCTCCTTTCGGGGCTTCGGGAATGGAGTCAGAGCCGGCTGTCCATGGCTTCCCGCAGCGCGTCGCTGGCCAGGTTGAAGGCCACCGAGGTGAGGAAGATGAAGAAGCCGGGCACGATCGCGACCAGGGGTGCGACGCTGACCATGCCGCGGAGGCTGTTGAGCATGTAGCCCCATTCCGGCGCCGGCGGCGCCGATCCGAGGCCGAGGAAGCTCAGGCTGGCGGCGATGATCATCGCTACGCCGACCAGCCCGGAGGCGTAGACGATGACGTCGTTCAGCACGTTGGGCAGCACCTGGGTCCGGGCGACCCGCAGTGTGCTCGCACCGCTGAGCCTGGCCGCCTCGACGAACTCCTGGACGACGATCCGGCGGGTCGCGGACTCGGCCACCCGGGCCACCGGCGGCACGAAGACGATCGTCACCGCGATGATCGTGTTGGTCAGCCCGGGACCGAGCGAAGCGCCGACCGCGATCGCCAGCAGGATCGCCGGGAACGCGTAGAGCATGTCCATCGCCCGCATCAGCACCGTCCCGACCGCACCGCGGACGATGCCCGAGGTGACGCCGATCGCCGTCCCGATCAGGGCCGCGCCGAGCGTCGGCACGAACCCGGCGAGCAGCGACAACCGGCCGCCGTACAGGACCCGGGCGAGCATGTCGCGGCCCTGC carries:
- a CDS encoding ABC transporter permease: MSDVVVPTLLDKNFGAGTTAADRAEAERRRDEWIAARTSERPRSFWQATLRRFVTNRVGVVAAGIVALLVLGAIFAPLLTTADPLIGRPLDRLQNLGSPGHLLGTDEQGRDMLARVLYGGRLSLLAGFVPTLGAALIGTAIGVTSGIVRGAVGTVLMRAMDMLYAFPAILLAIAVGASLGPGLTNTIIAVTIVFVPPVARVAESATRRIVVQEFVEAARLSGASTLRVARTQVLPNVLNDVIVYASGLVGVAMIIAASLSFLGLGSAPPAPEWGYMLNSLRGMVSVAPLVAIVPGFFIFLTSVAFNLASDALREAMDSRL